A region from the Streptomyces sp. 3214.6 genome encodes:
- a CDS encoding MarR family winged helix-turn-helix transcriptional regulator — protein MRSSQSQLPIPGDPAEADAQAAEAIRSFAPDADIDAMLMIFGLVRAAERLQQDFEVSVQRPAGLTWASFRALFAVKTVGELTPLQLARLTNVSQASVSAVLNTLERKGLIQRSRSDKDGRSVTIQLTDYGHDVVGELFARNNAREAEWARALTARERGTLVRLLRKIRRHEVSTITDATRVVNGDVGTP, from the coding sequence ATGCGGTCGAGCCAGTCCCAGCTCCCGATCCCCGGCGATCCGGCCGAGGCCGACGCCCAGGCCGCCGAGGCCATCCGATCCTTCGCGCCGGACGCGGACATCGACGCCATGCTCATGATCTTCGGACTGGTAAGAGCGGCTGAACGGCTCCAGCAGGACTTCGAGGTCAGCGTCCAGCGCCCGGCCGGCCTCACCTGGGCGAGCTTTCGTGCCCTGTTCGCGGTCAAGACGGTCGGCGAACTGACCCCGCTGCAGCTCGCCCGGCTGACCAATGTCTCCCAGGCCAGCGTTTCGGCGGTGCTCAACACCCTGGAACGCAAGGGACTCATCCAGCGCAGCAGGTCGGACAAGGACGGCCGGTCCGTCACCATCCAGCTCACCGACTACGGACACGACGTGGTCGGTGAGCTCTTCGCACGCAACAACGCCCGCGAGGCCGAGTGGGCCCGAGCCCTGACCGCCCGCGAGCGCGGCACCCTGGTCCGGCTGCTGCGGAAGATCCGTCGGCATGAGGTCAGCACGATCACGGACGCCACCCGAGTGGTGAACGGTGACGTCGGCACGCCGTGA
- a CDS encoding glucose 1-dehydrogenase yields the protein MEITMKGKAGLVTGAAGGIGRAAAVAFGRAGAAVVVADLGSRRAAGLETVRLVEQAGGRALFVACDVTEADECTALAATVAETYGRLDFAHNNAGIAVQGSVTDTDEAAFDRCLAVNVKGVWHGLRAQIPLMAASGGGAIVNTASLAGLIGLPQGAAYSASKHAVIGLTKTAAIECADRNIRVNAVCPAAVRTDMIAALPPELQAQAVAPQAIKRFAEPEEIADAVLWLCSDASSFVTGTALPVDAGATAS from the coding sequence GTGGAGATCACAATGAAGGGCAAGGCCGGGCTGGTCACCGGCGCGGCAGGTGGCATCGGACGAGCCGCCGCCGTGGCATTCGGGCGCGCCGGGGCGGCGGTCGTCGTCGCCGATCTGGGCAGTCGGCGCGCCGCCGGACTGGAGACCGTGCGGCTGGTCGAGCAGGCCGGCGGGCGGGCACTGTTCGTCGCGTGCGACGTCACCGAGGCCGACGAGTGCACCGCACTCGCGGCGACCGTGGCAGAGACGTACGGGCGGCTGGACTTCGCGCACAACAACGCGGGTATCGCCGTGCAGGGCAGCGTCACCGACACCGACGAGGCGGCCTTCGACCGTTGCCTCGCCGTGAACGTGAAAGGGGTCTGGCACGGGCTGCGGGCGCAGATCCCCCTCATGGCCGCGTCGGGTGGCGGTGCGATCGTCAACACCGCGTCGCTCGCCGGGCTCATCGGCCTTCCGCAGGGCGCCGCCTACTCCGCGAGCAAGCATGCCGTGATCGGTCTGACCAAGACCGCCGCCATCGAGTGCGCGGACCGGAACATCCGGGTCAACGCGGTCTGCCCGGCGGCGGTCCGCACCGACATGATCGCCGCTCTGCCGCCCGAACTCCAGGCGCAGGCCGTAGCCCCCCAGGCGATCAAGCGGTTCGCCGAACCGGAGGAGATCGCCGATGCCGTGCTCTGGCTCTGCTCCGACGCGTCGTCCTTCGTGACGGGGACCGCTCTGCCTGTGGACGCGGGGGCCACCGCGTCGTAA
- a CDS encoding FAD-binding oxidoreductase, with translation MPFQPPSHTTVRPLPDAAANAFVAALGTDAVLTAPETVDDFRDPFSHPGWSDHTATAVVMPATVEEVQAVVRIAGEHRVPLWTFSQGRNNAYGGPAPRVPGSVQVSLRRMNRVLEVNEELAYAVVEPGVRFFDLYDHLRASGHKVWSSAPDLGWGSVIGNALDHGIGYTVDGDHAARLCGLEVVLPDGSLLRTGMGAMSGNRAWHAYPRGFGPTADGLFKQSGLSIVTRAGVWLMPEPECYLSGGVQVPRKEDLPVLIDALRPLLLDRTLQNHPAIGHPLFIASVMDGAPTRAEVYDGPGPVPEDAVLRLARRLGLGRWNMRFALYGTEGIVDARLARIRKALSVIPGVHVVGEKFAGHAVHDTARDQNAQVQAGIPSLDLMRALSWYSGEGGGHLDFSTVSPLRGEDVVRVHALLDDQLSGSGLDYDPAMILGQRHITNVAQLYFNPCDEKQTGDAYRLYPELVRALAGAGYGVYRTHVDFMDAVADTFDFGDHALRRFNERLKDALDPHGILSPGKQGVWPSGLRHLRDVSPSR, from the coding sequence GTGCCTTTCCAGCCACCTTCCCACACCACCGTCCGCCCGCTCCCCGACGCCGCCGCCAACGCCTTCGTCGCGGCGCTCGGCACGGACGCGGTCCTCACCGCCCCCGAAACCGTCGACGACTTCCGAGACCCCTTCTCCCACCCGGGCTGGAGCGACCACACCGCGACCGCCGTCGTCATGCCGGCCACCGTCGAAGAGGTCCAGGCGGTCGTCCGCATCGCCGGCGAGCACCGCGTCCCGCTGTGGACCTTCTCCCAGGGCCGAAACAACGCCTATGGCGGACCCGCACCCCGCGTCCCCGGATCGGTGCAGGTCAGCCTGCGCCGCATGAACCGCGTCCTCGAAGTGAACGAGGAACTGGCCTACGCGGTCGTCGAGCCCGGTGTGCGCTTCTTCGACCTGTACGACCACCTGCGGGCCAGCGGTCACAAGGTCTGGTCCTCCGCCCCCGACCTCGGCTGGGGCAGCGTCATCGGCAACGCCCTCGACCACGGGATCGGCTACACCGTCGACGGCGACCACGCCGCCCGGCTGTGCGGCCTGGAAGTCGTCCTGCCCGACGGGAGTCTGCTGCGCACCGGCATGGGCGCGATGTCCGGCAACCGTGCCTGGCACGCCTACCCCCGTGGCTTCGGTCCCACGGCCGACGGTCTGTTCAAGCAGTCCGGACTCTCCATCGTCACCCGGGCGGGAGTGTGGTTGATGCCCGAGCCTGAGTGCTATCTCTCCGGCGGCGTCCAGGTGCCCCGCAAGGAGGACCTGCCCGTCCTCATCGACGCGCTTCGCCCCCTCCTGCTGGACCGCACCCTCCAGAACCACCCCGCCATCGGCCATCCGCTCTTCATCGCCTCCGTCATGGACGGCGCACCCACCCGTGCCGAGGTGTACGACGGTCCCGGCCCCGTACCCGAGGACGCGGTTCTCCGGCTCGCCCGGCGGTTGGGCCTCGGCCGCTGGAACATGCGCTTCGCGCTGTACGGCACCGAGGGCATCGTCGACGCCCGCCTCGCCCGGATCAGGAAGGCACTGTCGGTCATCCCCGGCGTCCACGTCGTCGGCGAGAAGTTCGCCGGACACGCTGTACACGACACCGCCCGAGATCAGAACGCCCAGGTCCAGGCGGGCATCCCCAGCCTGGACCTGATGCGGGCACTGTCCTGGTACAGCGGCGAGGGAGGCGGCCATCTCGACTTCTCCACCGTCTCACCCCTGCGCGGGGAGGACGTCGTACGGGTGCATGCCCTGCTGGACGACCAGCTGAGCGGCAGCGGGCTGGACTACGACCCCGCCATGATCCTGGGCCAGCGGCACATCACCAACGTCGCCCAGCTCTACTTCAACCCCTGCGACGAGAAGCAGACCGGCGACGCCTACCGGCTCTACCCCGAACTGGTCCGCGCCCTCGCCGGGGCCGGCTACGGCGTCTACCGCACGCACGTCGACTTCATGGACGCCGTCGCCGACACCTTCGACTTCGGCGATCACGCGCTGCGCCGCTTCAACGAGCGACTCAAGGACGCGCTCGACCCACACGGCATTCTCTCCCCCGGCAAGCAGGGCGTCTGGCCTTCCGGACTGCGCCACCTGCGCGACGTGTCGCCCAGCCGCTGA
- a CDS encoding ABC transporter substrate-binding protein: MKTNGNRPHRSTSTRVLTVAACAPLLALLATGCASTGTDAAAASSAKPSKASKCGLGNGKTATGPAIKLGAIVSDTPGLSFTDVTDMANAYFSCVNANGGINGRPVKLVVEKDALDPQLTASLATKLIDTEKIVGFTASSSVLDCSVNAKTYETKAVYGIDAGLALDCFNSPAIAPVNVGASYSALATAQYLLDKGAKKLVVFTSNTPGSNAINASIKELGKKAGVPVTAWVENVPVADANGLALKAAQAAGAGGGVVVNLNAGEALKVFKAIEQQGLIDQAIWGCPAGCNDQSMLQQLGSAWDGKLGVNAEMNLASSPGPDNQLYLQLRRKYAPKTQLGNFGQLGFTAARIAVQALLSIKSGDYTTATVGAAFKGVKDYRSDLYCKPWYFGTQAFHTANNTTRTITPKSGQWTQTQDCSEMPALPNNNFAKIRAYEKQIGLG, translated from the coding sequence GTGAAGACCAACGGCAATCGCCCGCACAGATCCACGAGCACCCGCGTGCTCACCGTCGCCGCCTGCGCACCCCTCCTGGCCCTGCTGGCCACCGGCTGCGCCTCCACCGGCACCGACGCCGCCGCGGCCTCCTCCGCGAAGCCGTCCAAGGCCTCCAAGTGCGGCCTCGGCAACGGCAAGACGGCCACCGGGCCGGCCATCAAGCTCGGTGCCATCGTCTCTGACACCCCCGGGCTGAGCTTCACCGACGTCACCGACATGGCGAACGCGTACTTCTCCTGCGTCAACGCCAACGGCGGCATCAACGGCCGCCCCGTGAAACTCGTCGTGGAAAAGGACGCGCTCGACCCGCAGTTGACCGCGTCCCTGGCGACCAAGCTGATCGACACCGAGAAGATCGTCGGCTTCACCGCCAGCAGCAGCGTCCTGGACTGCTCGGTCAACGCCAAGACCTACGAGACGAAGGCCGTCTACGGCATCGACGCGGGCCTCGCCCTCGACTGCTTCAACTCCCCCGCCATCGCGCCGGTCAACGTCGGCGCAAGTTACAGCGCGCTGGCCACCGCCCAGTACCTGCTCGACAAGGGCGCCAAGAAGCTGGTCGTCTTCACCAGCAACACACCCGGCTCCAACGCCATCAACGCCAGCATCAAGGAGCTCGGCAAGAAGGCCGGCGTCCCGGTCACCGCCTGGGTGGAGAACGTCCCGGTCGCCGACGCCAACGGGCTCGCGCTCAAGGCCGCCCAGGCCGCGGGCGCCGGCGGCGGTGTCGTGGTGAACCTCAACGCGGGTGAGGCTCTGAAGGTGTTCAAGGCAATCGAGCAGCAGGGACTGATCGACCAGGCCATATGGGGCTGCCCGGCGGGCTGCAACGACCAGTCCATGCTCCAGCAACTGGGCAGCGCCTGGGACGGCAAGCTCGGTGTCAACGCCGAGATGAACCTGGCCAGCTCGCCCGGTCCGGACAACCAGCTCTATCTCCAGCTGCGCCGGAAGTACGCCCCGAAGACCCAGCTCGGAAACTTCGGCCAGCTCGGCTTCACCGCCGCACGGATCGCCGTCCAGGCGCTGCTGAGCATCAAGTCCGGCGACTACACCACCGCCACCGTGGGCGCGGCGTTCAAGGGTGTCAAGGACTACCGGTCCGACCTGTACTGCAAGCCCTGGTACTTCGGCACCCAGGCGTTCCACACCGCCAACAACACCACCCGGACCATCACTCCGAAGAGCGGTCAGTGGACGCAGACCCAGGACTGCTCCGAGATGCCCGCCCTCCCGAACAACAACTTCGCCAAGATCCGCGCATACGAGAAGCAGATCGGTCTCGGCTGA
- a CDS encoding branched-chain amino acid ABC transporter permease, whose protein sequence is MPSLLPFLVLGLALGGVFSLSGVGIVVLYRTTGVLYLAGGAVGAVGAFTACSLATTAGLSVWPAAALGVALSAAITLVYGLLLGPRLAQREPLVKAAATLGLTLVLLGTMSWIWGAQTYSLSLPTTAWGIVLGTVHVNGTQLISLALGLLLTAVTAQFLDRTALGTAMRALADDRESSALLGVPVRRVEAAAWLGSGVVFGVAGIVLSNLVGLDITGLTFLIISGLAAALVGRLESLWTTLAAGLVIGVAQSLLTPVASLSSYRSMTPFLVAIAVVLVMAVRRPSQTRV, encoded by the coding sequence ATGCCAAGCCTTCTGCCCTTCCTCGTTCTCGGACTGGCTCTCGGTGGTGTGTTCTCGCTCTCCGGCGTCGGCATCGTGGTGCTGTACCGCACCACCGGAGTGCTCTATCTGGCGGGCGGAGCGGTCGGCGCCGTCGGTGCCTTCACCGCCTGCTCCTTGGCCACCACCGCGGGCCTGTCCGTCTGGCCCGCGGCCGCACTCGGCGTGGCGCTGTCGGCGGCGATCACCCTGGTGTACGGCCTGCTCCTCGGTCCCCGGCTCGCTCAGCGCGAACCGCTGGTCAAGGCCGCGGCCACGCTCGGTCTGACGCTCGTCCTGCTGGGCACCATGTCCTGGATCTGGGGCGCGCAGACCTACTCCCTCTCCCTGCCCACGACCGCCTGGGGCATCGTCCTCGGCACCGTCCACGTCAACGGCACCCAGCTGATCAGCCTGGCGCTCGGCCTGCTGCTCACCGCCGTCACCGCGCAGTTCCTGGACCGCACGGCGCTGGGCACGGCGATGCGCGCGCTGGCCGACGACCGGGAGAGCAGCGCGCTGCTGGGCGTACCGGTACGCCGGGTGGAGGCGGCCGCCTGGCTGGGTTCCGGCGTCGTCTTCGGCGTGGCGGGGATCGTGCTGTCCAACCTGGTCGGCCTCGACATCACCGGGCTGACGTTCCTGATCATCTCCGGGCTGGCCGCCGCCCTCGTCGGACGGCTGGAGTCGCTGTGGACCACGCTGGCTGCCGGCCTCGTCATCGGGGTCGCCCAGTCCCTGCTCACTCCCGTGGCGAGCCTGTCCTCCTACCGGTCCATGACGCCGTTCCTGGTGGCGATAGCGGTCGTGCTGGTCATGGCCGTCCGCCGCCCGTCACAGACAAGGGTCTGA
- a CDS encoding branched-chain amino acid ABC transporter permease, with amino-acid sequence MNVLEDAHRATAPDHARHPTAAIGHRLRQPLSAAAWPAAVAAAALLLPLFTSAYWIQVLTAAAVFSVAALGLSVLYGRVGLISLGQIAMLAVGGWTAQRLGQTGALPFWLVVLATGVVTGLIGIVIGLPALRLSGLYLALITLMLAAAVTIVLTNTNFPNGGPGFLGYDPVKSGTVPLARPAVAAGDTAYFRYTVVVCALMFLLAIVHTRGRPGRAWAAIRQSEHAAVAAGINVTLYKLWAFALACFMTGVAGALLAASAGGLTVYQFPPQESITLLAALLMAGMYHFAGAVVAGLMLKAMPALLDTWGVSGNVLLIVFGVGLVQTLVTSPEGIAGQMSRDLARLGARVRMRRTTS; translated from the coding sequence ATGAACGTCCTCGAAGACGCGCACCGCGCCACCGCACCGGACCATGCGCGGCACCCGACGGCGGCCATCGGGCACAGGCTGCGGCAGCCCCTGTCGGCGGCGGCCTGGCCGGCCGCTGTGGCGGCGGCCGCGCTCCTGCTGCCGCTGTTCACCAGCGCGTACTGGATCCAGGTCCTCACCGCCGCGGCGGTGTTCTCGGTCGCGGCCCTGGGTCTGAGCGTGCTGTACGGGCGGGTCGGGCTGATCTCACTGGGCCAGATCGCGATGCTCGCAGTCGGCGGCTGGACCGCGCAGCGGCTGGGCCAGACCGGCGCGTTGCCGTTCTGGCTGGTAGTGCTGGCCACCGGTGTGGTGACCGGACTGATCGGAATCGTCATCGGGCTCCCCGCCCTGCGGCTGTCCGGCCTGTACCTGGCCCTGATCACCCTCATGCTGGCCGCTGCGGTCACCATCGTGCTGACCAACACCAACTTCCCCAACGGCGGACCCGGCTTCCTCGGCTACGACCCCGTGAAATCCGGCACCGTGCCGCTGGCCCGGCCCGCCGTCGCCGCCGGCGACACCGCGTACTTCCGCTACACGGTCGTGGTCTGTGCCCTGATGTTCCTGCTGGCCATCGTCCATACCCGGGGCAGGCCGGGCAGGGCCTGGGCGGCGATCCGGCAGAGCGAGCACGCGGCGGTGGCCGCCGGGATCAACGTCACCCTGTACAAGCTGTGGGCCTTCGCCCTGGCGTGCTTCATGACCGGTGTGGCCGGGGCCCTGCTGGCGGCCAGCGCGGGCGGGCTGACGGTCTACCAGTTCCCCCCGCAGGAGTCGATCACTCTGCTGGCCGCCCTGCTGATGGCGGGCATGTACCACTTCGCCGGAGCCGTCGTGGCAGGGCTGATGCTGAAGGCGATGCCCGCCCTGCTCGACACCTGGGGGGTCAGCGGCAACGTCCTGCTGATCGTCTTCGGGGTGGGCCTCGTGCAGACACTGGTCACCTCGCCGGAGGGCATCGCCGGCCAGATGAGCCGGGACCTGGCCCGGCTGGGCGCCCGGGTCCGGATGCGGAGGACCACGTCATGA
- a CDS encoding ABC transporter ATP-binding protein, translating into MIEIRELTVRFGGVTPIQAMDLTLPGGACGLIGPNGAGKTTFFNVLSGFVTPATGRVLAFGDDLLALPGHRRARWGLRRTFQTEQAIEQLSVYDNVAMVHEHTGGHRRDRHRDVLTALDFVGLSVSPTAPVGALGAGERRLVELARAVVGRPRVVLLDEPAAGLPDEETGRIGAVIRRIPAELDAMTVLVDHDMSLVSACCDVTAVLDFGRLIAAGPTQEVLRDEHVVRAYLGTEEVA; encoded by the coding sequence ATGATCGAGATCAGGGAGTTGACCGTACGCTTCGGCGGCGTCACCCCCATCCAGGCCATGGATCTGACGCTGCCCGGCGGCGCCTGCGGCCTGATCGGCCCCAACGGCGCCGGCAAGACCACCTTCTTCAACGTACTCAGCGGCTTCGTCACCCCGGCGACGGGCCGCGTCCTGGCATTCGGTGACGACCTGCTGGCCCTGCCGGGCCACCGCCGAGCCCGCTGGGGGCTGCGCCGCACCTTCCAGACCGAGCAGGCGATCGAGCAACTGTCGGTGTACGACAACGTGGCCATGGTCCACGAGCACACCGGGGGCCACCGCCGCGACCGCCACCGCGACGTGCTCACCGCCCTGGACTTCGTCGGCCTTTCCGTCAGCCCCACGGCCCCGGTCGGCGCCCTGGGCGCGGGGGAACGACGGCTGGTCGAGCTCGCCCGTGCGGTCGTCGGCCGCCCCCGCGTGGTCCTGCTCGACGAGCCCGCCGCGGGACTGCCGGACGAGGAGACGGGCCGGATCGGTGCCGTGATCCGCCGCATCCCGGCGGAGCTGGACGCCATGACCGTACTGGTCGACCACGACATGAGCCTGGTGTCTGCCTGCTGCGACGTCACCGCCGTGCTCGACTTCGGCCGGCTCATCGCCGCCGGTCCCACCCAGGAGGTCCTGCGCGACGAGCATGTCGTGCGCGCCTACCTCGGTACCGAGGAGGTCGCATGA
- a CDS encoding ABC transporter ATP-binding protein — MTVTTAPALHVEELRVARGTRTVLHDVRLDIPAGEVTALLGPNGAGKSTLVLALGGILRPTGGRLLLGERELTGRRPEKVRAAGVAVVPEGRRLLPSLTVRDNLHAAVYSLGREARRTGVEYALELFPELRQRWHTPARALSGGQQQMVVLAQALASRPSVLVVDELSLGLAPVVVKRLMPVLADVAAAGTAVLLIEQFAHVALALATTAHILEGGRIRFSGTAQELKDNPEKLSAAYLLRTNAEDSPS, encoded by the coding sequence ATGACCGTCACCACCGCGCCCGCGCTGCACGTCGAAGAGCTCCGTGTCGCACGCGGAACCCGGACCGTGCTGCACGACGTACGTCTCGACATCCCCGCCGGAGAGGTCACCGCTCTCCTCGGCCCCAACGGCGCGGGCAAGTCCACCCTGGTCCTCGCGCTGGGCGGCATCCTGCGCCCCACCGGCGGGCGCCTCCTGCTCGGCGAGCGCGAGCTGACGGGACGCCGGCCCGAGAAGGTGCGGGCGGCCGGGGTGGCAGTCGTACCCGAAGGACGGCGGCTGCTGCCCAGCCTGACCGTCCGTGACAACCTGCACGCCGCGGTCTACTCCCTCGGCCGCGAGGCCCGCCGGACCGGAGTCGAGTACGCGCTGGAGCTCTTCCCCGAGCTGAGGCAACGCTGGCACACCCCCGCCCGTGCCCTGTCCGGCGGGCAGCAGCAGATGGTCGTCCTGGCCCAGGCACTCGCCTCCCGGCCGTCCGTGCTGGTCGTGGACGAGCTGTCGCTGGGCCTGGCGCCGGTCGTGGTCAAGCGTCTGATGCCGGTCCTGGCCGACGTCGCCGCCGCCGGCACGGCCGTCCTGCTCATCGAGCAGTTCGCACACGTCGCCCTCGCCCTGGCCACCACCGCCCACATCCTGGAGGGCGGCCGCATCCGCTTCAGCGGCACGGCACAGGAGCTCAAGGACAACCCCGAGAAGCTGAGCGCCGCGTACCTGCTGCGCACGAATGCCGAGGACTCCCCGTCATGA
- a CDS encoding FAD-binding oxidoreductase encodes MTRPPLSADALAALSAALGPEHVLHRPEDLLPYRDPYAHASWQEHIPSAVVSPATVEEVQAVVRIAGEHSLPLWTFSQGRNNGYGGPAPATTGSVSVSLRRMNRILELDEDLAYCVVEPGVRFFDLFEEIRRRGLALWPSIPDLGWGSVIGNCLDHGVGFTPLGDHPGRQSGMEVVLADGSLLRTGMGAMEGNPSWPVRKPGFGPSADGMFMQSNYGIVTKMGCWLVPQPEVYMSCDVRVDREEDIVALVDTVRPLLLDRTIPNYPIAYNTMLVGGALSGVPREYWYRGEGALPEEAIDRIARETDTGRWYMRFALYGHAEIVEQQYEICRRAFEAIPGARLTARAYDGATAVDRLTAPVEPIPDGPAAALPRIRHQSDTTQAGVPTLDLLDNLSWDEHGVGGHLDYSPVAPLTGEEALEQNRWLRSALAAEGLDYATSLMLTPRAFVNITSLWFNTADAAQTRHAYDVIGRLIPEGARRGYGVYRTHLRHMDAVADTFDFGGHAQRRFNEAVKDCLDPQGIFSPGKQGIRARALR; translated from the coding sequence ATGACCCGACCGCCCCTCTCCGCCGACGCTCTGGCCGCTCTCTCCGCCGCCCTCGGCCCGGAGCATGTCCTGCACCGCCCCGAGGACCTGCTGCCGTACCGCGATCCCTACGCCCACGCCTCCTGGCAGGAGCACATCCCCTCCGCTGTCGTCTCGCCCGCCACCGTCGAGGAGGTCCAGGCCGTCGTCCGGATCGCCGGCGAACACAGCCTGCCGCTGTGGACGTTCTCCCAGGGCCGCAACAACGGATACGGCGGTCCGGCCCCGGCCACCACCGGCTCGGTCTCGGTCAGCCTGCGTCGCATGAACCGCATCCTGGAACTGGACGAAGACCTCGCGTACTGCGTGGTCGAGCCCGGTGTGCGCTTCTTCGACCTCTTCGAGGAGATCCGGCGGCGCGGCCTCGCCCTGTGGCCCTCCATCCCCGACCTCGGCTGGGGCAGCGTCATCGGCAACTGCCTCGATCACGGCGTCGGCTTCACCCCGCTCGGCGACCACCCCGGCCGCCAGAGCGGCATGGAGGTCGTCCTCGCTGACGGCTCCCTGCTGCGTACCGGCATGGGCGCCATGGAGGGCAACCCGTCCTGGCCCGTCCGCAAGCCCGGCTTCGGTCCGTCGGCCGACGGGATGTTCATGCAGTCCAACTACGGCATCGTCACCAAGATGGGCTGCTGGCTCGTACCGCAGCCCGAGGTGTACATGTCCTGCGACGTGCGGGTCGATCGCGAGGAGGACATCGTCGCCCTCGTCGACACCGTCCGCCCGCTGCTCCTGGACCGCACCATCCCCAACTACCCCATCGCGTACAACACGATGCTCGTCGGCGGCGCGCTCAGCGGTGTGCCCCGCGAGTACTGGTACCGGGGAGAGGGCGCGCTTCCGGAGGAGGCCATCGACCGTATAGCCCGCGAGACGGACACGGGCCGCTGGTACATGCGCTTCGCCCTGTACGGCCACGCGGAAATCGTGGAGCAGCAGTACGAGATCTGCCGCCGCGCCTTCGAGGCCATCCCCGGCGCCCGCCTCACCGCTCGCGCATACGACGGCGCCACCGCCGTCGACCGGCTCACGGCGCCCGTCGAACCCATCCCGGACGGCCCGGCCGCCGCCCTGCCGCGCATCCGGCACCAGTCCGACACCACCCAGGCCGGCGTCCCCACGCTCGACCTGTTGGACAACCTCAGCTGGGACGAACACGGCGTGGGCGGCCACCTCGACTACTCCCCCGTCGCCCCGCTCACCGGCGAGGAGGCGCTGGAGCAGAACCGCTGGCTGCGCTCCGCCCTCGCGGCAGAAGGCCTGGACTACGCCACCTCCCTGATGCTCACCCCGCGCGCCTTCGTCAACATCACCTCGTTGTGGTTCAACACGGCCGACGCGGCGCAGACCCGGCACGCGTACGACGTGATCGGCCGGCTCATCCCGGAAGGCGCCCGCCGCGGCTACGGCGTCTACCGCACACACCTGCGCCACATGGATGCCGTCGCCGACACCTTCGACTTCGGCGGCCACGCCCAGCGACGCTTCAACGAAGCCGTCAAGGACTGCCTCGACCCGCAGGGCATCTTCTCGCCCGGCAAGCAGGGGATCAGGGCGCGGGCGCTGCGCTGA
- a CDS encoding transposase, producing the protein MQNYHRDAAGRLCWRTAEKEGGPRLPPSSGAIVSPYDTSARYARHGHIISWKGFTAHLTESCAPDRPNVITDVATTAATTHDSQVLPGIHTRLARRGLLPTEHLVDAGYTSLPHLEQAAREHQVTVSGPLKSNPTRQHRQNEGFARDDFHIDYDNQQVTCPQGQVSAGWHGPYPTSSPTAAPLIVARFTKTQCRPCPVRAQCTSTADNVRTVGFPPRELRDPQLRVRTEQQTPEWKARYAARSGVESTVNEFAHGHGMRRCRYRGQGRDHIQHVLTAIAVNIERLSGLSPTEEPPTSRPPTAFQDYLDQREIPRLKSWRTLGS; encoded by the coding sequence GTGCAGAACTACCACCGCGATGCCGCGGGCCGCCTGTGCTGGCGCACCGCCGAGAAGGAAGGCGGGCCCCGGCTGCCGCCCTCCTCCGGGGCGATTGTCTCGCCCTACGACACCTCGGCCCGCTACGCACGCCACGGACACATCATCAGCTGGAAGGGGTTCACCGCCCATCTGACCGAGTCCTGTGCTCCCGATCGCCCCAACGTGATCACGGACGTGGCCACCACCGCGGCCACCACCCACGACAGCCAGGTCCTACCCGGCATCCATACCCGCCTAGCCCGCCGCGGACTGCTCCCCACCGAGCACCTGGTCGACGCCGGCTACACCTCCCTGCCCCACCTGGAACAAGCCGCCCGCGAACACCAGGTCACCGTCTCCGGCCCGCTGAAGAGCAACCCCACCCGCCAGCACCGCCAAAACGAGGGCTTCGCCCGGGACGACTTCCACATCGACTACGACAATCAGCAGGTCACCTGCCCCCAGGGACAGGTCAGCGCGGGCTGGCACGGCCCCTACCCGACGTCCTCGCCCACCGCGGCCCCGCTGATCGTGGCCCGGTTCACCAAGACCCAGTGCCGCCCCTGCCCGGTCCGCGCCCAGTGCACCAGCACCGCCGACAACGTCCGCACCGTGGGTTTTCCCCCGCGAGAGCTCCGCGACCCGCAACTCCGCGTCCGCACGGAACAGCAGACACCCGAGTGGAAGGCCCGCTACGCGGCCCGCTCCGGAGTGGAGAGCACGGTCAACGAGTTCGCCCACGGACACGGCATGCGCCGCTGCCGTTACCGAGGACAAGGAAGAGACCACATCCAGCACGTCCTGACGGCCATCGCCGTGAACATCGAGCGCCTCAGCGGACTGTCACCGACCGAGGAACCCCCGACGTCTCGCCCACCGACTGCCTTCCAGGACTACCTCGACCAGCGTGAGATCCCCCGGCTGAAGTCCTGGCGAACTCTCGGCAGTTGA